A section of the Clostridium sp. TW13 genome encodes:
- a CDS encoding bacteriohemerythrin → MLVWKDEYSVGVELIDIQHKRLFEIGNDAYTLLKDEFCVDKYDRIILILEDLRQYAKFHFQSEENYMMSINSEQLESQKIEHAGFVEQLDNVDFRSIDENPKENIDKILSFIFNWILEHVLLKDKLINQSSK, encoded by the coding sequence ATGTTAGTATGGAAGGATGAGTACTCTGTAGGAGTGGAATTAATTGATATCCAGCATAAAAGATTATTTGAAATTGGTAATGATGCATATACATTGTTAAAGGATGAGTTTTGTGTAGATAAATATGATAGGATCATTCTAATTTTAGAAGATTTACGTCAATATGCAAAATTTCATTTTCAATCAGAAGAAAATTATATGATGTCTATTAATTCAGAACAATTAGAAAGCCAAAAGATAGAGCATGCTGGTTTTGTAGAACAGCTAGATAATGTTGATTTTAGAAGCATAGATGAGAATCCAAAAGAGAATATAGATAAAATACTATCATTTATTTTTAATTGGATATTGGAGCATGTACTTCTTAAAGATAAATTAATTAATCAAAGTAGTAAATAG
- a CDS encoding DsbA family oxidoreductase, which produces MKIEIWSDFVCPFCYIGKRRLEVALEKFEHKEEVELIFRSFELDPTAKKKYDETLHEIIAKKYGISVDQAKASNKQIIEQAKSLGLNYNFEDIIPTNTFDAHRLSHYAKTEGKMKELSERLLKAYFVESLNISDYEVLANLASEVGLDRNKALSVLESDDYAKDVRKDEERASTLRITGVPYFIFNNKYAVSGAQPPELFLEVLEKVQKEELSSPVIEFLSKDQSKDDSNSGNCSDGKCEI; this is translated from the coding sequence ATGAAAATAGAAATATGGTCCGATTTTGTATGTCCATTCTGCTATATTGGAAAAAGAAGATTGGAAGTTGCACTAGAAAAATTCGAACATAAGGAAGAAGTTGAATTAATTTTTAGAAGCTTTGAACTTGATCCAACAGCTAAAAAGAAATATGATGAAACTCTTCATGAAATTATAGCCAAAAAATATGGAATATCTGTAGATCAAGCTAAGGCATCAAATAAGCAAATTATTGAACAAGCTAAATCCCTTGGTCTTAACTATAACTTTGAAGATATAATTCCAACAAATACTTTTGATGCTCATAGATTATCTCATTACGCAAAAACCGAAGGCAAGATGAAGGAACTATCAGAAAGACTTTTAAAAGCTTACTTTGTAGAATCTTTAAATATATCTGATTACGAAGTATTAGCTAATCTCGCTTCTGAAGTAGGCCTTGATAGAAATAAAGCTTTAAGTGTGTTAGAATCTGATGATTATGCTAAAGACGTGCGAAAAGACGAAGAAAGAGCTTCAACACTAAGAATAACTGGCGTTCCTTATTTTATATTCAATAATAAGTATGCAGTATCTGGTGCTCAACCACCTGAACTATTCTTAGAAGTACTTGAGAAAGTGCAAAAAGAGGAACTTTCATCACCTGTAATAGAATTTTTATCAAAAGATCAATCCAAAGATGATTCTAACTCTGGAAACTGCTCTGATGGTAAATGTGAAATCTAA
- a CDS encoding pyridoxamine 5'-phosphate oxidase family protein, whose translation MDKIIDLLQKNNVGILATSENNKPHGRPQHIHLIKDGKFYFTTANVKNAYTQLKENPYIEFIVTTPNYITVRLSGKINFADNLNEKQLLIDNAPLVKKGYETADNPIFEVFYLEHGEATYYDLLSGNPSEIFTI comes from the coding sequence ATGGATAAAATAATTGATTTACTACAAAAAAATAATGTTGGGATTTTAGCAACCTCTGAAAATAATAAACCACACGGCAGACCTCAACATATTCATTTGATAAAAGACGGTAAATTTTACTTTACCACTGCTAATGTAAAAAATGCATATACTCAATTAAAGGAAAATCCATATATTGAGTTCATTGTAACTACACCAAATTATATCACTGTTAGATTAAGTGGAAAAATCAACTTTGCAGATAACCTTAATGAAAAACAGCTTCTTATTGATAATGCTCCTTTAGTCAAAAAGGGATATGAAACTGCTGATAATCCAATTTTTGAAGTATTCTATCTTGAGCATGGCGAAGCTACTTACTATGATTTATTATCTGGAAACCCATCTGAAATATTCACTATTTAA
- a CDS encoding HsmA family protein — protein sequence MLIYAIVTISLALVFYTIGVWSEKIQGKLKKWHLIIFWIGLIFDTTGTTLMSKIAKSGFQLNFHGITGLLAIILMLFHAVWATVVLLQDNEKAKAKFHKFSIVVWIIWLIPYISGAIFGVSM from the coding sequence ATGCTGATTTATGCAATTGTTACCATTAGCTTAGCGCTTGTTTTTTACACCATAGGAGTTTGGTCAGAAAAAATCCAAGGAAAACTTAAAAAGTGGCACTTGATAATATTTTGGATAGGATTGATTTTTGATACAACTGGAACTACTTTGATGAGTAAAATTGCTAAGAGTGGTTTTCAACTTAATTTTCACGGGATAACAGGATTACTTGCAATTATACTTATGCTTTTTCATGCAGTTTGGGCAACCGTTGTGTTGTTACAGGATAATGAAAAAGCAAAGGCTAAATTTCATAAGTTTAGTATTGTAGTGTGGATAATTTGGTTAATACCATACATATCCGGAGCGATTTTTGGAGTATCAATGTAA
- a CDS encoding glycosyltransferase family 2 protein → MKILTVVIPCYNSAAYMDRAIDSLLIGSEDLEILIINDGSNDDTSKIAKEYEQKYPNIIRAIDKENGGHGDAINTGLKNSTGKYFKVLDSDDWFDKGSLEKILTILKNMINTSKCVDMLIANYVYENANINKSTIINYKWAMPKDKIFTWDELGHLKSSENILMHSVIYRTEVLKECNIELPKHTFYVDNIFVYKPLPYVKTMYYTDVNLYRYFIGREDQSVNEKIMIGRIDQQIRVTKIIIDSHNPMILTCKKLRKYMIKYLVMMMTISTVLLLKDGTEESLNKKEELWNYLSTKNKALYQQVNKSFLGLSMQAKTLLGRRIILLGYSASRKMFGFN, encoded by the coding sequence ATGAAAATTCTTACTGTAGTAATTCCTTGCTACAATTCAGCAGCCTATATGGATAGAGCGATAGACTCATTACTAATTGGCAGCGAGGATTTAGAAATATTAATTATAAATGATGGTTCTAACGATGATACATCAAAAATCGCTAAGGAGTATGAACAAAAATACCCAAATATAATTCGTGCAATAGATAAAGAGAATGGTGGCCATGGCGATGCAATAAACACTGGCCTTAAAAATTCAACTGGTAAATATTTTAAGGTTTTAGATAGTGATGATTGGTTTGATAAAGGTAGCTTAGAAAAAATTCTTACTATATTAAAAAACATGATCAACACTTCAAAATGTGTGGACATGCTTATTGCAAACTATGTATATGAAAATGCAAATATCAATAAATCCACAATTATTAACTATAAATGGGCAATGCCAAAAGATAAAATCTTTACTTGGGATGAATTAGGTCATCTTAAAAGCAGTGAAAATATATTAATGCATTCAGTTATTTATCGTACAGAAGTTCTAAAAGAATGTAATATTGAACTTCCTAAACATACGTTTTATGTAGATAATATTTTTGTATATAAACCATTGCCTTATGTAAAAACAATGTATTATACAGATGTTAATCTGTACAGATACTTTATTGGAAGAGAAGATCAATCTGTTAATGAAAAAATAATGATTGGACGTATTGATCAGCAAATTAGGGTTACAAAAATAATTATTGACTCCCACAACCCTATGATTTTAACCTGCAAAAAACTACGCAAATATATGATTAAATATTTGGTTATGATGATGACAATAAGTACAGTGCTTTTATTAAAGGATGGTACTGAAGAAAGCCTAAATAAAAAAGAAGAACTTTGGAACTATCTAAGTACTAAAAACAAGGCTTTATATCAGCAAGTAAATAAGTCCTTCTTAGGCTTATCAATGCAGGCTAAAACACTACTAGGAAGAAGAATTATATTATTAGGTTATTCAGCATCAAGAAAGATGTTTGGTTTTAATTAA
- a CDS encoding phosphatase PAP2 family protein encodes MKIINKISNKINDYIPRYAIVPLMLCVTFNFSVYWGVRLFYDDRIFHDLTTYLDERIPLLPIFVVIYLGSYAFWITNYILISRINKEQCYRLITADLLGKLICGLIYILYPTTNIRPDITSTGIFVDMLKFLYSIDAANNLFPSIHCLVSWYCYAGIRNCKAIPKWYRCVSLLVALMICISTVTTKQHVIVDVFGGVMLAEITWQLSLYLQVHRAKKLINQEA; translated from the coding sequence ATGAAAATAATAAATAAAATTTCCAACAAAATAAATGATTATATACCAAGGTATGCCATTGTGCCCTTAATGTTATGCGTGACTTTTAACTTTTCTGTATACTGGGGTGTACGTTTATTTTATGATGATAGAATTTTTCATGACTTGACAACTTATTTAGATGAACGAATACCATTATTACCTATATTTGTAGTGATTTATTTAGGAAGCTATGCTTTTTGGATTACTAACTATATATTAATTAGCCGTATAAACAAAGAGCAATGCTACCGCTTAATAACAGCAGATTTGCTAGGTAAATTAATATGTGGTCTTATATATATACTATACCCTACTACTAACATAAGGCCTGATATAACAAGTACAGGAATTTTTGTGGACATGCTTAAATTTCTATATAGCATAGATGCTGCCAATAACCTTTTCCCATCAATTCATTGTTTGGTTAGTTGGTATTGTTATGCTGGCATAAGAAATTGTAAAGCTATTCCTAAATGGTATCGCTGCGTTTCTTTATTAGTAGCACTAATGATATGTATTTCAACAGTAACAACAAAACAACATGTTATTGTTGATGTTTTTGGAGGAGTAATGCTAGCTGAAATCACATGGCAATTATCTTTGTATTTACAAGTCCATAGAGCAAAAAAACTAATTAATCAGGAGGCATAA
- a CDS encoding TetR/AcrR family transcriptional regulator, whose amino-acid sequence MKQHAKIAIINSFKELINEQCIDKVTVKEICKRCDVNRQTFYYYFTDIMDIFKFVVYQELSEEIAQNRTFETWEGGFLATMNYMKKNSRMFLHIYNSSYWSEANNYFTNFSNKLLDDVVTECVKNMNVKLSEKDELFIVNFYRHVFNGLIIDWMREGMEGEPETILKKLMVMITGSIPRSVSTFAGETAK is encoded by the coding sequence ATGAAACAACATGCCAAAATTGCAATAATTAATTCTTTTAAAGAACTTATTAATGAACAGTGTATAGATAAGGTTACAGTCAAAGAGATCTGTAAACGTTGTGATGTTAACAGGCAAACTTTTTATTATTACTTTACAGACATTATGGATATATTTAAGTTTGTAGTGTATCAGGAATTATCTGAGGAAATTGCACAAAATAGAACCTTCGAGACATGGGAAGGCGGATTTTTAGCTACAATGAATTATATGAAGAAAAATTCCAGAATGTTTTTACACATATACAATTCTTCTTATTGGTCTGAGGCAAATAATTATTTTACAAATTTCTCAAATAAATTATTAGATGATGTTGTTACAGAATGTGTTAAAAACATGAATGTAAAATTATCAGAGAAAGATGAGCTTTTTATTGTTAATTTTTATAGACATGTATTTAATGGATTGATTATAGATTGGATGCGTGAAGGAATGGAGGGGGAACCAGAAACTATTCTAAAAAAGCTTATGGTAATGATAACAGGAAGTATTCCGCGTTCAGTGTCCACCTTTGCCGGAGAAACAGCTAAATAA
- a CDS encoding DUF5692 family protein, with product MFTFNYAQGASFFGVWGVWILIFAALFILNEITRRNKYAGFFCFVVLPVVLSILWFTVLKDTTYTDWFHLAKVYSSTAGCIGFWCIKYVRGKNKTTGKEWRLSEKKWALCFPPLILAINIAEAVSRDFQVGVQYAGGGKLADEAMYVLGGSWNFMNGIAGILNIITITGWLGICLRKKTNKDGSQDMLWPDMLWFWIIAYDLWNFAYTYNCLPDHAWYCGFALLLAPTVCAFTIGKGAWLQHRAQTLALWCMFAQTFPAFIDKGTFAVASTHNTVPLFIFSLVALLANVAVFVYMIYKTAKTKRNPYLGELYTDLEKYKEVKELAE from the coding sequence ATGTTTACTTTTAACTATGCTCAAGGAGCATCATTTTTTGGTGTATGGGGTGTTTGGATATTAATTTTTGCGGCACTCTTTATTTTAAATGAAATAACTCGTAGAAACAAATATGCAGGATTTTTCTGCTTTGTTGTTTTACCAGTAGTACTTTCAATATTATGGTTTACAGTATTAAAAGATACAACTTATACAGATTGGTTCCATCTTGCTAAGGTATATTCGTCTACGGCTGGATGTATCGGTTTTTGGTGTATTAAATATGTTAGAGGAAAGAACAAGACTACAGGCAAGGAATGGAGACTATCAGAAAAGAAATGGGCACTATGCTTTCCACCATTAATTCTTGCTATTAATATAGCAGAAGCAGTAAGTCGTGATTTTCAAGTTGGTGTTCAATATGCTGGTGGCGGAAAATTAGCTGATGAAGCTATGTATGTTCTTGGAGGCTCATGGAACTTCATGAATGGTATAGCTGGTATTTTAAATATCATAACTATTACTGGATGGCTTGGAATTTGCTTAAGAAAGAAAACAAACAAAGATGGAAGTCAAGATATGTTATGGCCAGATATGTTATGGTTCTGGATAATAGCTTATGATTTATGGAACTTTGCATATACTTATAATTGCTTACCAGATCATGCTTGGTATTGTGGATTTGCATTATTATTAGCTCCAACAGTTTGTGCTTTTACAATAGGAAAGGGAGCTTGGTTACAACACCGTGCTCAAACATTAGCATTATGGTGTATGTTTGCTCAAACCTTCCCAGCATTTATAGACAAGGGAACTTTTGCTGTTGCATCTACACATAATACTGTTCCACTTTTTATATTCAGTTTAGTAGCATTACTAGCTAATGTAGCAGTATTTGTTTATATGATTTACAAAACTGCTAAGACTAAGAGAAATCCTTATCTTGGTGAATTATATACAGACTTAGAGAAGTATAAAGAAGTTAAGGAACTTGCAGAATAA
- a CDS encoding TetR/AcrR family transcriptional regulator — translation MKKQTNDRRYKRTQRQLESALIQLLKTKNINQISVRELSEIADINRATFYLHYKTPNDLLMQLENKLFDIIFTSYKHHDIKNPDDFLILLYKSINDNYELFKVLLNHNAGSTFWNKISSEIKKEYSFLWSSELKSLSQNQIDYYSTFVIDGYIAVIKVWILNGMEESPEEMVHLANRFELKHLKLK, via the coding sequence ATGAAAAAGCAAACAAATGATAGACGCTACAAGCGTACTCAAAGACAATTAGAATCTGCATTAATCCAATTGCTAAAAACTAAAAATATTAATCAAATTTCTGTTCGTGAACTATCTGAAATAGCTGATATAAATAGAGCAACTTTTTATCTTCACTATAAAACACCTAATGATTTATTAATGCAACTGGAAAATAAACTTTTCGATATTATATTTACTTCATATAAACATCATGATATAAAAAATCCTGATGATTTCCTAATTTTACTTTATAAAAGTATTAATGATAATTATGAACTTTTTAAAGTTCTTTTAAATCACAATGCAGGTAGCACCTTTTGGAATAAAATAAGTTCTGAAATCAAAAAAGAATATAGCTTCTTGTGGTCATCGGAGTTAAAATCCTTGTCTCAAAACCAAATTGATTATTACAGTACTTTTGTAATTGATGGTTATATTGCTGTAATAAAAGTCTGGATACTAAATGGAATGGAGGAATCCCCTGAAGAAATGGTACACTTAGCAAATCGTTTTGAATTAAAACATTTGAAACTAAAATAG
- a CDS encoding TetR/AcrR family transcriptional regulator — MELLTKRQRKQLEREDFIVSKAEDLFCTHGFDKVSMDTIAKECNFTKRTIYRYFSCKEDLFFAVALKGYEHFLDHIKKQMANGNTGFEKIRLAYYAYYDFYRNSHQLLQVMNTCAIIKSTSADTELPYHKKLISFDKQVFEGLTTMFDEGKTDGSIRSDLEISQLALSSIFVTTGFFKLLSLSGNTYTTHFNLNGDEFIKFTIEMLLDSLKNKQ; from the coding sequence TTGGAACTACTAACCAAACGTCAACGTAAACAATTAGAGCGAGAAGATTTCATTGTTTCTAAAGCTGAAGATTTATTTTGTACACATGGATTCGATAAAGTATCAATGGATACTATAGCTAAAGAATGTAACTTCACTAAAAGAACTATATATAGATATTTCTCCTGCAAAGAGGACTTGTTTTTTGCTGTAGCTCTAAAAGGATATGAACACTTTTTAGATCATATAAAAAAACAAATGGCAAATGGTAATACTGGTTTTGAAAAAATTCGTCTAGCTTATTATGCTTATTATGATTTTTATCGCAATTCCCATCAACTGCTTCAAGTAATGAACACTTGTGCTATAATAAAATCAACATCTGCAGACACTGAACTTCCTTATCATAAAAAATTAATATCTTTCGATAAGCAAGTATTTGAGGGTTTAACCACCATGTTTGATGAAGGAAAAACTGATGGAAGCATCCGTTCTGATTTAGAAATTTCTCAATTAGCCCTTTCTTCAATTTTTGTTACTACGGGTTTCTTCAAATTACTTTCTCTATCCGGAAACACTTATACAACTCACTTTAATTTAAATGGTGATGAATTCATAAAATTTACTATAGAAATGTTACTAGATTCACTAAAGAATAAACAATAA
- a CDS encoding KUP/HAK/KT family potassium transporter, protein MSEPMKKHDVTKVTLGSILVTLGVVYGDIGTSPLYVMKSVIQGNGGLANVSENFILGALSLVFWTITILTTIKYVFITLNADNKGEGGIFSLYTLVRKRAKWLIIPAMIGGSALLADGMLTPAVTVTSAIEGLELIPQFRDIVGNNQNIIIIIVITILSLVFFIQHFGTDLIGKLFGPIMLIWFSSLAIFGIIGIFNDFTLFRALSPHYGISILFSSDNRAGFFILGSIFLSATGAEALYSDLGHVGKKNIYITWPYVKVCLLLNYFGQGAWVLATKRNGGLANPEAVNPFFQMVPRSFLLFSIIIGTFAAIIASQALISGSFTLVSEAIKLNLFPRLHILYPSNSKGQLYIPTINKVLWVVCIGTVLYLRTSEHMEAAYGLSITVTMLMTTILLFNYLLKKKTPLIVAVSMLVFFSTFESSFFVANMIKFAHGGFIAVLIALILLFVMYIWIKGYYIKMRLLENVSIEDYKEQLNQLHNDKDRPKYTTNLVCLTNSRKPNEIERKILYSILDKRPKKADVYWFVNFEVTDDPYEAKYSANTFGTSYIVKVQIKLGFRVNQQLNVFMRQISNELVESGEIQIQSRSYTILPDRKIGDFRFMLIQEQLSYQTQLNSWETFILKTKLFIKRFTVSPEKWFGLETSDVDVESVPLFIAMENPVILERTSK, encoded by the coding sequence ATGAGTGAACCTATGAAGAAACATGATGTTACTAAAGTAACCTTAGGGTCAATTTTAGTAACTCTAGGAGTTGTTTATGGAGATATTGGAACTTCACCTCTTTATGTAATGAAATCAGTAATTCAAGGTAATGGAGGTTTAGCTAATGTGTCTGAGAACTTTATACTCGGCGCTTTATCTCTAGTATTTTGGACCATAACTATTTTAACTACAATAAAATATGTTTTTATTACTCTAAATGCAGATAATAAAGGTGAGGGTGGTATTTTTTCACTCTATACTTTAGTGAGAAAACGTGCCAAGTGGCTTATTATCCCTGCAATGATTGGTGGATCTGCGCTTCTAGCTGATGGAATGTTAACACCTGCTGTAACTGTTACTTCAGCAATTGAAGGATTAGAGTTAATACCACAATTCCGTGATATTGTGGGAAATAACCAAAATATTATAATTATAATTGTTATAACAATTTTAAGTTTGGTATTTTTTATTCAGCATTTTGGAACTGATTTAATAGGAAAATTATTTGGTCCAATTATGCTTATTTGGTTTTCTTCCCTTGCAATATTCGGCATTATCGGCATTTTTAATGACTTTACATTGTTTCGTGCATTATCTCCCCATTACGGAATAAGCATTCTTTTTAGTAGTGATAATAGAGCAGGCTTTTTCATTCTTGGTAGTATATTCTTATCAGCAACAGGAGCCGAAGCTCTTTATTCAGATCTAGGTCACGTTGGGAAAAAAAATATATATATTACTTGGCCTTATGTTAAAGTATGCCTATTATTAAACTATTTTGGTCAAGGTGCTTGGGTACTAGCTACAAAAAGAAATGGTGGATTAGCCAATCCAGAAGCAGTAAATCCATTTTTTCAAATGGTTCCCAGGAGCTTTTTACTGTTTTCTATAATAATCGGAACATTTGCAGCAATTATTGCTTCACAGGCATTAATTTCAGGTTCCTTCACACTTGTATCTGAAGCAATTAAGTTAAACTTATTTCCTAGATTACATATTTTGTATCCTTCCAACTCCAAAGGACAGCTTTATATCCCAACAATTAATAAAGTTCTTTGGGTTGTTTGTATTGGAACTGTTCTTTACTTGAGAACTTCTGAACATATGGAAGCTGCTTACGGTTTATCAATTACAGTTACAATGTTGATGACCACTATACTCTTATTTAATTACTTATTAAAAAAGAAAACTCCCCTTATCGTTGCTGTAAGTATGCTTGTTTTCTTTAGTACCTTTGAATCTTCATTCTTTGTTGCAAACATGATTAAATTTGCTCATGGAGGATTTATAGCTGTATTAATAGCCTTAATACTTTTATTTGTTATGTATATTTGGATCAAAGGTTACTATATTAAGATGAGATTGTTAGAAAATGTTTCAATCGAAGACTACAAAGAACAACTAAATCAGTTGCATAATGATAAAGACCGTCCTAAATATACAACAAATCTTGTCTGCTTAACAAACAGTAGAAAACCTAACGAAATTGAGAGAAAAATATTATATTCAATATTAGACAAAAGGCCAAAGAAAGCTGATGTTTATTGGTTCGTTAATTTTGAAGTCACTGATGATCCATATGAAGCTAAATATTCAGCAAATACTTTTGGAACCTCCTATATTGTTAAAGTTCAGATAAAGCTTGGATTCAGAGTAAACCAACAACTAAATGTTTTTATGCGTCAAATTTCTAACGAACTAGTTGAAAGTGGCGAAATACAAATTCAATCAAGAAGTTATACAATACTACCTGATAGGAAGATTGGAGATTTTCGTTTCATGCTGATTCAAGAACAACTTTCATATCAAACACAATTAAATTCTTGGGAAACCTTTATTCTTAAGACTAAATTATTTATAAAAAGATTTACTGTCTCTCCTGAAAAGTGGTTTGGATTAGAAACTAGTGACGTTGATGTTGAAAGTGTCCCATTATTTATAGCCATGGAAAACCCTGTTATATTAGAAAGGACTTCAAAATAA
- a CDS encoding KUP/HAK/KT family potassium transporter, whose product MKSLTKQNNISKATLGGILIALGVVYGDIGTSPLYVMKSILKGNGGINNVSENFILGSLSLVFWTITILTTIKYVMITLKADNKGEGGIFSLFTLVRSQAKWLIIPAMIGGSALLADGMLTPAVTVTSAIEGLNLIPSFNEVVGGNQDIIIIIVIAILSLLFAIQHFGTDLIGKLFGPIMFVWFSTLAIFGIVSITHDFTLLRALSPHYAISILFSHENKAGFFLLGSIFLSSTGAEALYSDLGHVGQKNIYGSWPFVKICLLLNYFGQGAWILAVKNNPQFANMTDLNPFFQMVPHAFLVYSVIISTLAAIIASQALISGSFTLVSEAIKLNLFPRLHIMYPSRSKGQLYIPTINRILWFACIGIVLYFKSSDNMEAAYGLAITATMLMTTILLFNYLLKKNVKFIIALSMLIFFGTFETCFFVANAVKFMHGGYIAVLIALAILSIMYIWIRGYNIKMRVVENVPLEDYKKQLDQLRQDNDRPKYTSNLVCLTTCKEPRQIERKIMYSLLDKRPKRADVYWFVHIKVTDEPYQAEYSVDTMDTSYIVKVQIKLGFRVDQQLNVFLRQISTDLVNSGEIQKQSRNYTTMQDRKVGDFRFLLIQEQLSYETDLNFSETFILKAKLFIKRYTVSPAKWFGLETSDVDIENVPLFSAHCNHTTLQRVYKEEQITSKKKEKKKVNQ is encoded by the coding sequence ATGAAATCACTTACGAAACAAAATAATATTAGTAAAGCGACCTTGGGTGGAATTTTAATAGCATTAGGAGTTGTTTATGGAGATATTGGTACCTCTCCTCTTTATGTTATGAAATCTATTCTTAAAGGCAATGGTGGCATTAATAATGTTTCTGAGAATTTTATTCTTGGATCCTTATCTCTAGTTTTCTGGACAATCACCATTTTAACAACTATAAAATATGTAATGATTACTTTAAAAGCAGACAATAAGGGTGAAGGTGGTATTTTCTCTCTTTTCACTTTGGTTCGTAGCCAAGCAAAATGGCTTATTATTCCAGCAATGATTGGTGGATCTGCCTTACTTGCTGATGGTATGTTAACACCTGCTGTGACTGTAACTTCAGCAATTGAAGGACTTAACCTTATCCCAAGTTTCAATGAGGTTGTAGGTGGCAATCAAGATATTATTATCATCATTGTAATAGCAATATTGAGCCTTTTATTTGCTATTCAGCATTTTGGAACTGATTTAATTGGAAAATTATTCGGACCAATAATGTTTGTTTGGTTCTCTACACTAGCAATATTCGGAATAGTTAGTATTACTCATGATTTTACACTTTTACGTGCATTATCTCCACATTATGCAATTAGTATTCTTTTTAGTCATGAAAATAAAGCTGGTTTCTTCCTTCTTGGTAGTATTTTCTTATCATCAACAGGTGCTGAAGCTCTTTATTCAGATCTTGGACATGTTGGTCAGAAAAATATTTATGGTTCTTGGCCCTTTGTTAAGATATGTTTATTATTAAACTATTTTGGACAAGGTGCTTGGATATTAGCAGTAAAAAATAATCCTCAATTTGCAAATATGACAGACTTGAATCCATTCTTCCAAATGGTTCCACATGCATTCTTGGTTTATTCTGTTATAATTTCAACACTTGCTGCTATTATTGCTTCACAAGCATTGATTTCAGGTTCTTTTACACTTGTTTCAGAAGCAATTAAATTAAACTTATTTCCTAGATTACACATTATGTATCCATCTAGATCTAAGGGACAATTATATATACCAACAATTAATAGAATCTTATGGTTTGCTTGTATAGGAATAGTTCTTTACTTTAAGAGTTCAGACAATATGGAAGCAGCATATGGTTTAGCAATTACAGCCACAATGTTAATGACTACTATTCTTCTATTTAACTACTTATTAAAGAAGAATGTTAAATTTATCATTGCATTAAGTATGCTTATTTTCTTTGGTACTTTTGAAACTTGTTTCTTTGTTGCAAATGCAGTTAAATTTATGCATGGTGGATATATAGCAGTATTAATAGCTTTAGCAATATTATCAATTATGTATATTTGGATCAGAGGCTATAACATTAAAATGAGAGTTGTAGAGAATGTTCCACTTGAAGATTACAAGAAACAATTAGACCAATTACGCCAAGATAACGATAGACCTAAATATACATCTAATCTTGTGTGCTTAACTACTTGTAAAGAACCTCGCCAAATTGAAAGAAAGATAATGTACTCTCTTTTAGATAAGAGACCTAAAAGAGCTGATGTATATTGGTTTGTTCATATAAAAGTTACTGATGAACCTTATCAAGCAGAATATTCTGTAGATACTATGGATACTTCTTATATTGTAAAAGTTCAAATAAAACTTGGATTCAGAGTAGATCAACAATTGAATGTATTCCTACGTCAAATATCAACCGATTTGGTTAATAGTGGTGAAATACAAAAGCAATCAAGAAATTATACTACAATGCAAGATAGAAAAGTTGGAGACTTCCGTTTCTTATTAATCCAAGAACAACTTTCATATGAAACAGACTTGAATTTCTCAGAAACATTTATACTTAAAGCTAAATTATTTATAAAGAGATACACTGTTTCTCCAGCAAAATGGTTTGGACTTGAAACTAGTGATGTTGATATAGAAAATGTACCTTTATTCTCAGCACACTGTAATCACACAACATTACAACGTGTGTACAAAGAAGAACAAATAACATCAAAAAAGAAAGAAAAGAAGAAAGTTAACCAATAA